In a genomic window of Rhopalosiphum maidis isolate BTI-1 chromosome 4, ASM367621v3, whole genome shotgun sequence:
- the LOC113561099 gene encoding larval cuticle protein A3A-like, which translates to MQCIKVTISSLLLAVLMVLCMLQMASAGYSFGYGVNDPSSGDIKDQQETKNGDQLTGYYRLLDSDGLVRTVNYQSHPLTGFTAQVNRDPIGMEGQAKYRSADAVAAEPQKSWPAVPRTPLIPTVPIARFDDGMAYGIPEGYPQW; encoded by the exons ATGCAGTGTATTAAa GTCACGATTTCATCACTCCTATTAGCAGTGTTAATGGTTTTATGTATGCTGCAAATGGCGTCAGCCGGATATAGCTTTGGGTACGGCGTTAATGACCCATCGTCCGGTGACATCAAGGACCAACAGGAGACAAAGAATGGTGATCAGCTAACGGGCTACTACAGGCTGCTGGATTCCGACGGTTTGGTCAGAACAGTCAACTACCAATCGCATCCATTGACTGGTTTCACGGCTCAGGTTAACAGAGACCCGATCGGTATGGAGGGCCAGGCTAAATACAGGTCAGCGGATGCTGTAGCAGCGGAACCACAAAAGTCATGGCCTGCAGTTCCACGCACACCCCTTATACCCACCGTCCCAATCGCACGTTTCGACGATGGAATGGCGTACGGAATTCCAGAAGGTTACCCACAATGGTAG